The Oceanidesulfovibrio indonesiensis region ATGGTCAGTACGCCGGAAAGCACGTAGAACAGCTCGTCTTCGTTCTGGTGCGTGTGCCGCACGAACTCGCCTTCCAGTTTGGCGAGCTTCACATGCACATCGTTCACCTGCGCCGCGATGCGCGGCGACCACGTCTCCTGTATGGAAGCGAACGCCTTGGCCAGATTCACTTTCTTCATCGAAGTCCTCCAGTGCGATCGGATGATTTGCACGAGGGATAGCGCCGGGGCGGGAGAAGGGCAAGCGGTGTTTCAATATGGAAGGGGCGCCGGGTCAGGGGCTCGCGCCCAAACCGTTCAAGACTCGTACACACCGGCTGCCCAGGGGCGTAGAGGCATCATCCCTCCGGAGCCGATATCGTCCGGCAGCAAGGCGCCTTCGCCGCCGAATCGTGTCTCCCCTGTATCGAGCAGTCGTCGCCATCCGGCATTGTCAGCCGCGGGCGGCATGATGATGGCGGCTTCGTCCGCCCCGAGGTTGGCCACGACGCACACGGTCCGGCTGCGGTGAGGCGTGGTCCGTGTGTAGCCTATGGCCGCGGCGGAGCCCTGGAAGACGTGGAAGGAGTTACGGTCGCAGCCGATAAGGGCCGGATGTGAACGTCGCAGATCGAGGAGGAGCGCCGAATATAAGGAGAGCATGGCGGCATGGCGTGGCTGGTCCAGTTTCGTCCAGTCCAGCCTGGATTCCACGAAGGTGGACTCGGCCTGCGGGTCCGGCGGTTCCTGCCGCCACTGGAATTTGGTGAACTCGCGTTTGCGGCCGTCACGCACGGCCTGCACCAGC contains the following coding sequences:
- a CDS encoding cupin domain-containing protein, with the protein product MKKVNLAKAFASIQETWSPRIAAQVNDVHVKLAKLEGEFVRHTHQNEDELFYVLSGVLTMAFDDGDVTVGPGEFIMVPRGVAHKPVAPELVEVLLIEPATTVNTGDAGGERTRKAEWL